In Cottoperca gobio chromosome 1, fCotGob3.1, whole genome shotgun sequence, a genomic segment contains:
- the adra2a gene encoding alpha-2A adrenergic receptor yields the protein MGFDNDTNQTLPAVAPYSLRISLPLTVLVGIMILLTVFGNVLVVIAVFTSRALRAPQNLFLVSLASADILVATLVMPFSLANELMGYWYFGEVWCEIYLALDVLFCTASIAHLCAISLDRYWSITQAIEYNLKRTPRRIKCIIFIVWVIAAVISFPPLITMEKENSEEYPVCKINDDKWYVISSCIGSFFLPCVIMVLVYVRIYQIAKKRTRAPPGDRKMKEISKTATVAAANQKANGVGAGDTEERLCHEKLNGEREIELKEGVGGEGGEGGEGGEGGADEEKGEVNGVDLEESSSSDHKMKNPCSIKKKASKGKTKLSQIKPGDDGVQKRAASTKGSRWKGRQNREKRFTFVLAVVIGGFVICWFPFFFTYMLKTLCDSCTVPHTLFKFFFWFGYCNSALNPIIYTIFNNDFRRSFKKILCRRDTRRYV from the coding sequence ATGGGGTTTGACAACGACACCAACCAGACTCTCCCAGCCGTCGCCCCGTACAGCCTGCGGATCTCGCTGCCACTCACGGTGTTGGTGGGGATCATGATCCTGCTTACAGTGTTTGGCAACGTGCTGGTGGTCATAGCTGTGTTTACAAGCCGGGCCCTGAGGGCGCCACAGAACTTattcttggtgtctctggcgtCGGCGGACATTTTGGTGGCTACCCTCGTGATGCCTTTCTCCTTGGCCAATGAGCTCATGGGATACTGGTACTTTGGCGAGGTGTGGTGTGAGATATATCTGGCGCTTGATGTGCTTTTCTGCACCGCCTCCATCGCCCACCTCTGTGCCATCAGCTTAGACCGCTACTGGTCCATCACACAGGCCATCGAGTATAACTTGAAGAGGACGCCGCGACGCATCAAGTGCATCATCTTCATCGTGTGGGTCATCGCGGCGGTtatctccttccctcctctcatcaccatggagaaagaaaacagtgagGAGTACCCTGTGTGTAAGATCAATGACGATAAGTGGTACGTCATCTCCTCCTGCATCGgctccttcttcctcccctgCGTCATCATGGTCCTGGTCTACGTGCGGATCTACCAGATCGCCAAAAAGAGGACGCGGGCGCCACCAGGAGACCGGAAAATGAAGGAGATCTCAAAGACGGCCACCGTCGCTGCCGCCAACCAGAAGGCGAACGGTGTTGGGGCAGGTGACACCGAGGAGCGCCTCTGCCACGAGAAGCTGAACGGCGAGCGGGAAATCGAGCTGAAGGAGGGAgtgggaggagaaggaggagaaggaggagaaggaggagaaggaggagcagatGAGGAGAAGGGCGAGGTCAACGGGGTGGACCTTGAGGAGTCGTCCTCGTCTGACCACAAAATGAAAAATCCCTGCTCGATCAAGAAGAAAGCATCCAAGGGGAAAACCAAACTGAGCCAAATCAAACCGGGGGACGATGGCGTCCAAAAGCGGGCGGCGAGCACCAAGGGCAGCCGCTGGAAGGGCCGACAGAACCGGGAGAAACGCTTCACCTTCGTCCTGGCCGTGGTCATCGGAGGGTTTGTCATCTGCtggtttccctttttctttacatACATGCTGAAGACGCTGTGCGACTCCTGCACGGTGCCCCACACGCTGTTCAAGTTCTTCTTCTGGTTTGGCTATTGCAACAGTGCGCTGAACCCCATCATTTATACGATCTTCAACAACGACTTTAGGAGGTCGTTCAAAAAGATACTGTGCAGAAGGGACACTAGAAGATATGTATGA